The following proteins come from a genomic window of Chanos chanos chromosome 15, fChaCha1.1, whole genome shotgun sequence:
- the ftr82 gene encoding finTRIM family, member 82 isoform X1, producing the protein MAEPMSPDYFSCPLCTELLRDPVAIPCGHSFCMDCISGYWNEADYTGIYICPQCRITFTQRPVLRPNATLTKVAEKIKKTGLSLNTQPISNSSNSLAGPADVPCDFCIGKKLKAVKSCLNCLASYCEKHLKPHYESATFKRHKLVDELGNLDRKICPQHQKTLELFCRTDQMCICAICTVSEHRGHDIVSAEAERSEKQKLLGVSQAEIKQKCQLRTKELEELRTAVDSLKSSAQRAMAESKKMFDEMLTSIERMRSEVTKLININEKAAFSQAEGLMERLEQEIEELKKKETGLKQLYSTEDHIHFLQNFNYLCTPTDDGFIPKVSLNPDFSFAAARKAVAEIKERLEELGREELLRVTKSVNEVPVYMMENRMRERSGRVKEVTVDSVHSQKTAPEPKTRSELLKYFCQVRLDPSTAYKELYLSESNRKVIRTRDIQKYPDSPERFDSFAQVLCREALSGGRFYWEIEWSGEFSVGVAYRSISRKGKGSLCLLGYNDKSWSLLCSDSGYSAWHNRVDKAINAPHSPRIGVYLDHTAGVLAFYSVGDTMTCLHKFETTFTEPLYPGFGVGTSVKICQVK; encoded by the exons ATGGCAGAGCCTATGTCTCCGGATTACTTTAGCTGCCCGTTGTGTACGGAACTCCTGAGGGATCCCGTGGCTATTCCCTGCGGCCACAGTTTCTGTATGGACTGTATTAGCGGATACTGGAATGAAGCTGATTACACGGGTATCTACATCTGTCCTCAATGCCGGATCACCTTCACTCAGAGACCTGTGTTGAGGCCCAACGCCACTCTTACTAAAGTGGCTGAGAAAATTAAGAAAACCGGCCTGAGCCTTAACACGCAACCGATCAGCAACAGCAGTAACAGTTTGGCCGGACCCGCCGACGTGCCGTGCGATTTCTGCATCGGGAAAAAACTCAAAGCCGTCAAGTCCTGCCTCAACTGCCTTGCCTCTTACTGCGAGAAGCACCTGAAGCCTCATTACGAGTCGGCCACTTTCAAGAGGCACAAGCTGGTGGACGAGCTGGGCAATTTAGACCGGAAAATCTGCCCCCAGCACCAGAAAACTCTGGAGCTGTTCTGTCGCACCGACCAGATGTGCATCTGTGCCATCTGTACCGTGAGCGAGCACAGAGGACACGACATCGTCTCAGCCGAAGCAGAGAGGAGCGAGAAACAG aAACTCCTCGGAGTCTCCCAGGCTGAGATCAAGCAGAAATGCCAGCTGAGGACCAAAGAACTGGAGGAGCTGAGGACGGCTGTGGATTCTCTAAAA AGCTCGGCCCAGAGAGCCATGGCGGAAAGCAAGAAGATGTTCGACGAGATGCTTACCTCTATCGAGAgaatgaggtcagaggtcaccaaGCTGATCAACATCAACGAGAAGGCGGCGTTCAGTCAGGCGGAGGGGCTGATGGAGCGTCTGGAGCAGGAGATCGAGGAGCTGAAGAAGAAGGAGACTGGCCTCAAACAACTCTACAGCACTGAGGACCACATCCATTTCCTGCAG AATTTCAACTATCTCTGCACCCCGACTGATGATGGGTTTATTCCCAAAGTGTCTCTGAACCCAGACTTTTCATTCGCGGCAGCCAGGAAAGCCGTGGCAGAGATCAAAGAGAGGCTGGAGGAACTAGGCAGAGAGGAGCTACTGCGAGTCACAAAGTCAG TTAATGAAGTCCCTGTTTACATGATGGAAAAccgtatgagagagaggagcggaCGCG TCAAAGAGGTGACGGTGGATAGCGTCCACAGCCAAAAAACGGCCCCGGAACCGAAAACCAGGTCCGAGCTCCTAAAAT ACTTCTGCCAAGTCAGACTGGACCCCAGCACAGCTTATAAGGAGCTCTACCTGTCCGAGAGCAACCGGAAGGTCATCCGGACCAGGGATATTCAAAAATACCCCGACAGCCCGGAACGATTCGACAGCTTCGCCCAGGTCCTGTGCCGCGAAGCCCTCTCGGGCGGCCGGTTTTACTGGGAGATCGAGTGGAGCGGGGAGTTCTCCGTCGGCGTAGCCTACAGGAGCATCAGTCGCAAGGGCAAAGGTTCGCTTTGCCTGCTGGGATACAACGACAAGTCCTGGAGCCTGCTCTGCTCCGACTCGGGTTACTCCGCGTGGCATAACAGGGTGGACAAGGCTATCAATGCGCCCCACTCTCCCAGGATAGGGGTTTACCTAGACCACACCGCAGGGGTTCTGGCCTTCTACAGCGTAGGGGATACCATGACATGCCTGCACAAGTTTGAAACCACCTTCACTGAACCCCTTTATCCAGGCTTTGGCGTGGGTACATCGGTCAAGATCTGCCAGGTGAAGTGA
- the ftr82 gene encoding finTRIM family, member 82 isoform X2 translates to MAEPMSPDYFSCPLCTELLRDPVAIPCGHSFCMDCISGYWNEADYTGIYICPQCRITFTQRPVLRPNATLTKVAEKIKKTGLSLNTQPISNSSNSLAGPADVPCDFCIGKKLKAVKSCLNCLASYCEKHLKPHYESATFKRHKLVDELGNLDRKICPQHQKTLELFCRTDQMCICAICTVSEHRGHDIVSAEAERSEKQKLLGVSQAEIKQKCQLRTKELEELRTAVDSLKSSAQRAMAESKKMFDEMLTSIERMRSEVTKLININEKAAFSQAEGLMERLEQEIEELKKKETGLKQLYSTEDHIHFLQNFNYLCTPTDDGFIPKVSLNPDFSFAAARKAVAEIKERLEELGREELLRVTKSVNEVPVYMMENRMRERSGRGESRTYLQKTAPEPKTRSELLKYFCQVRLDPSTAYKELYLSESNRKVIRTRDIQKYPDSPERFDSFAQVLCREALSGGRFYWEIEWSGEFSVGVAYRSISRKGKGSLCLLGYNDKSWSLLCSDSGYSAWHNRVDKAINAPHSPRIGVYLDHTAGVLAFYSVGDTMTCLHKFETTFTEPLYPGFGVGTSVKICQVK, encoded by the exons ATGGCAGAGCCTATGTCTCCGGATTACTTTAGCTGCCCGTTGTGTACGGAACTCCTGAGGGATCCCGTGGCTATTCCCTGCGGCCACAGTTTCTGTATGGACTGTATTAGCGGATACTGGAATGAAGCTGATTACACGGGTATCTACATCTGTCCTCAATGCCGGATCACCTTCACTCAGAGACCTGTGTTGAGGCCCAACGCCACTCTTACTAAAGTGGCTGAGAAAATTAAGAAAACCGGCCTGAGCCTTAACACGCAACCGATCAGCAACAGCAGTAACAGTTTGGCCGGACCCGCCGACGTGCCGTGCGATTTCTGCATCGGGAAAAAACTCAAAGCCGTCAAGTCCTGCCTCAACTGCCTTGCCTCTTACTGCGAGAAGCACCTGAAGCCTCATTACGAGTCGGCCACTTTCAAGAGGCACAAGCTGGTGGACGAGCTGGGCAATTTAGACCGGAAAATCTGCCCCCAGCACCAGAAAACTCTGGAGCTGTTCTGTCGCACCGACCAGATGTGCATCTGTGCCATCTGTACCGTGAGCGAGCACAGAGGACACGACATCGTCTCAGCCGAAGCAGAGAGGAGCGAGAAACAG aAACTCCTCGGAGTCTCCCAGGCTGAGATCAAGCAGAAATGCCAGCTGAGGACCAAAGAACTGGAGGAGCTGAGGACGGCTGTGGATTCTCTAAAA AGCTCGGCCCAGAGAGCCATGGCGGAAAGCAAGAAGATGTTCGACGAGATGCTTACCTCTATCGAGAgaatgaggtcagaggtcaccaaGCTGATCAACATCAACGAGAAGGCGGCGTTCAGTCAGGCGGAGGGGCTGATGGAGCGTCTGGAGCAGGAGATCGAGGAGCTGAAGAAGAAGGAGACTGGCCTCAAACAACTCTACAGCACTGAGGACCACATCCATTTCCTGCAG AATTTCAACTATCTCTGCACCCCGACTGATGATGGGTTTATTCCCAAAGTGTCTCTGAACCCAGACTTTTCATTCGCGGCAGCCAGGAAAGCCGTGGCAGAGATCAAAGAGAGGCTGGAGGAACTAGGCAGAGAGGAGCTACTGCGAGTCACAAAGTCAG TTAATGAAGTCCCTGTTTACATGATGGAAAAccgtatgagagagaggagcggaCGCGGTGAGTCCCGGACTTATCT CCAAAAAACGGCCCCGGAACCGAAAACCAGGTCCGAGCTCCTAAAAT ACTTCTGCCAAGTCAGACTGGACCCCAGCACAGCTTATAAGGAGCTCTACCTGTCCGAGAGCAACCGGAAGGTCATCCGGACCAGGGATATTCAAAAATACCCCGACAGCCCGGAACGATTCGACAGCTTCGCCCAGGTCCTGTGCCGCGAAGCCCTCTCGGGCGGCCGGTTTTACTGGGAGATCGAGTGGAGCGGGGAGTTCTCCGTCGGCGTAGCCTACAGGAGCATCAGTCGCAAGGGCAAAGGTTCGCTTTGCCTGCTGGGATACAACGACAAGTCCTGGAGCCTGCTCTGCTCCGACTCGGGTTACTCCGCGTGGCATAACAGGGTGGACAAGGCTATCAATGCGCCCCACTCTCCCAGGATAGGGGTTTACCTAGACCACACCGCAGGGGTTCTGGCCTTCTACAGCGTAGGGGATACCATGACATGCCTGCACAAGTTTGAAACCACCTTCACTGAACCCCTTTATCCAGGCTTTGGCGTGGGTACATCGGTCAAGATCTGCCAGGTGAAGTGA
- the ftr82 gene encoding finTRIM family, member 82 isoform X3 codes for MAEPMSPDYFSCPLCTELLRDPVAIPCGHSFCMDCISGYWNEADYTGIYICPQCRITFTQRPVLRPNATLTKVAEKIKKTGLSLNTQPISNSSNSLAGPADVPCDFCIGKKLKAVKSCLNCLASYCEKHLKPHYESATFKRHKLVDELGNLDRKICPQHQKTLELFCRTDQMCICAICTVSEHRGHDIVSAEAERSEKQKLLGVSQAEIKQKCQLRTKELEELRTAVDSLKSSAQRAMAESKKMFDEMLTSIERMRSEVTKLININEKAAFSQAEGLMERLEQEIEELKKKETGLKQLYSTEDHIHFLQNFNYLCTPTDDGFIPKVSLNPDFSFAAARKAVAEIKERLEELGREELLRVTKSVKEVTVDSVHSQKTAPEPKTRSELLKYFCQVRLDPSTAYKELYLSESNRKVIRTRDIQKYPDSPERFDSFAQVLCREALSGGRFYWEIEWSGEFSVGVAYRSISRKGKGSLCLLGYNDKSWSLLCSDSGYSAWHNRVDKAINAPHSPRIGVYLDHTAGVLAFYSVGDTMTCLHKFETTFTEPLYPGFGVGTSVKICQVK; via the exons ATGGCAGAGCCTATGTCTCCGGATTACTTTAGCTGCCCGTTGTGTACGGAACTCCTGAGGGATCCCGTGGCTATTCCCTGCGGCCACAGTTTCTGTATGGACTGTATTAGCGGATACTGGAATGAAGCTGATTACACGGGTATCTACATCTGTCCTCAATGCCGGATCACCTTCACTCAGAGACCTGTGTTGAGGCCCAACGCCACTCTTACTAAAGTGGCTGAGAAAATTAAGAAAACCGGCCTGAGCCTTAACACGCAACCGATCAGCAACAGCAGTAACAGTTTGGCCGGACCCGCCGACGTGCCGTGCGATTTCTGCATCGGGAAAAAACTCAAAGCCGTCAAGTCCTGCCTCAACTGCCTTGCCTCTTACTGCGAGAAGCACCTGAAGCCTCATTACGAGTCGGCCACTTTCAAGAGGCACAAGCTGGTGGACGAGCTGGGCAATTTAGACCGGAAAATCTGCCCCCAGCACCAGAAAACTCTGGAGCTGTTCTGTCGCACCGACCAGATGTGCATCTGTGCCATCTGTACCGTGAGCGAGCACAGAGGACACGACATCGTCTCAGCCGAAGCAGAGAGGAGCGAGAAACAG aAACTCCTCGGAGTCTCCCAGGCTGAGATCAAGCAGAAATGCCAGCTGAGGACCAAAGAACTGGAGGAGCTGAGGACGGCTGTGGATTCTCTAAAA AGCTCGGCCCAGAGAGCCATGGCGGAAAGCAAGAAGATGTTCGACGAGATGCTTACCTCTATCGAGAgaatgaggtcagaggtcaccaaGCTGATCAACATCAACGAGAAGGCGGCGTTCAGTCAGGCGGAGGGGCTGATGGAGCGTCTGGAGCAGGAGATCGAGGAGCTGAAGAAGAAGGAGACTGGCCTCAAACAACTCTACAGCACTGAGGACCACATCCATTTCCTGCAG AATTTCAACTATCTCTGCACCCCGACTGATGATGGGTTTATTCCCAAAGTGTCTCTGAACCCAGACTTTTCATTCGCGGCAGCCAGGAAAGCCGTGGCAGAGATCAAAGAGAGGCTGGAGGAACTAGGCAGAGAGGAGCTACTGCGAGTCACAAAGTCAG TCAAAGAGGTGACGGTGGATAGCGTCCACAGCCAAAAAACGGCCCCGGAACCGAAAACCAGGTCCGAGCTCCTAAAAT ACTTCTGCCAAGTCAGACTGGACCCCAGCACAGCTTATAAGGAGCTCTACCTGTCCGAGAGCAACCGGAAGGTCATCCGGACCAGGGATATTCAAAAATACCCCGACAGCCCGGAACGATTCGACAGCTTCGCCCAGGTCCTGTGCCGCGAAGCCCTCTCGGGCGGCCGGTTTTACTGGGAGATCGAGTGGAGCGGGGAGTTCTCCGTCGGCGTAGCCTACAGGAGCATCAGTCGCAAGGGCAAAGGTTCGCTTTGCCTGCTGGGATACAACGACAAGTCCTGGAGCCTGCTCTGCTCCGACTCGGGTTACTCCGCGTGGCATAACAGGGTGGACAAGGCTATCAATGCGCCCCACTCTCCCAGGATAGGGGTTTACCTAGACCACACCGCAGGGGTTCTGGCCTTCTACAGCGTAGGGGATACCATGACATGCCTGCACAAGTTTGAAACCACCTTCACTGAACCCCTTTATCCAGGCTTTGGCGTGGGTACATCGGTCAAGATCTGCCAGGTGAAGTGA